One Candidatus Nitrososphaera evergladensis SR1 genomic window, TGGGATTGAAGCTACTGCTAAAGCTAACTGCTTCATTAGCGTGGAAGTCATGACGAGGTTATATACACTCGGCAGTGACGCTTTAGGGAAAGAAGAACTATTGCGATGTAAAACTGCCAGAGAGTAGGGGGCAACTATTTGGCCTAATGACAAGAAGATAAACCTGAAGGAAGAGGCAAAATTGTTCATCATTGATAAGCAGAAGATTGATGAAACGCGTGTCAGCCAAATACCATGTGAGAATGCAGTGCATTGCACAGAAATCATTGATCTTAACTAACATCACATTGATTTTCAGCCCATGGCAGATGAAGCAGCCGAGAGCGGAGGGTTGTTAGCAAGACGGAATTTGAAAGCAAGGACTTTCTCTGGAGTAAGTGTTGTGCTTCTTGCACTATCATCTTTAGGCATTGCATTCTTTTCAATCCCAAATGATAGGATGGCAGCCAATGCCCATCATGTATTGGATGAGATTGATGTACCGGGTCGACCCATGAGGATGTCGCTGGCCGGTGATCGCTTGTTTGTTTCTAATCTTGGGCATAACATAGTTTCAGTCATCAATACCACTACAGGGCATGTGATTGGAAATGCGACTGTGAATACTGGAGTAATGGCTGTTGAGGCAGTCCCAGAAAAGAACCGGCTCTATATTGCAACATTTGAAAGTGGACGCATTGATGTTTTCGCGCTTGATTCACTGAAATTCCTGCAGGGGATTTCCCTTCCTGGCAGTCAAATCACCTTTTGGTACTCTCCAAAGCACAATTTTGCAGAAGAGACGACTTTTCTTACTGGGGGATGGTCGATGGATTATAGTCCAACAAATGATATGTTGTATGTGGCTAATTACAATGCTAATCTAGTCACTGTCATTGATACCAATACAGACAAAGCTGTAAAATCAATACTGGTTCCCGACCATCCGTTCATCGTTAAAGTTGACCCTGTCTCCAAAATTCTGCTTGTTGCCAGTATGGCCAGCAGAAGCGTGACACTAGTCTCAACTGAAACGAATGAGATCATAGATTCTGTTACGACGGGATGTGGTCCCTCAGGAATTGCTGTCGATAGTCAAAGGAGTCTTGCATACATTACACACCGTGCTTGCTTTCACATTGCAGTGCTAGACATCGCAACACACAAAGTTGTCGGTCAGATTCCTGTGGGAGCGATAGTAGATGGAATTACGATAGATCCCAGTGAACACATGCTCTATGCATCATACATGGACAAGAATTCAATAATAAAGATTGACAGCAAGACAAACGAAATCATATCGACAATAGATATGAACGACACCGTTTTTGACATGGTGACCGATCCAGCAACTCATAACCTTTATGCGTCGACCAAATTTGCCGACAAGGTCTTGGTCATAGGCCCCGAGGCGATGGCCACAAGTCTGCCAGTAGTCACATTCGAGACGCCTGTGATTGTGCCGGGAGACATTCGAGTTCACGGTGAAGATGTAACAGCTTCAGACCCGATGTTGCATGTTGTTGACAAGAGCCTGACAATGGAAGTGCAAAGTGCGGATGGCGGAGATATCTCGATACAAATACCTCGGTCAATGCTTGATGCTCAAAGTGAAGGAGCAGACTCAAAGTTTCAGGTGCTTATTGACGGCAAACCTGTAGAGTACCAGCAGACTGCATCGAGCAGCGATTCAAGAGAAATAACCATGTTTGTCCCGCAAGGTACGCACGCGCTAACGGTGACAGGGACCAAAGCCGTAATCGGGTTTGTACAACAGCAGTAGTCATGGCGGCAATAGGAACAAAAGAATCGTCGCTGCAGAACCAATCTATGATAGCAATCATCATGGAAATACCGGGTGAGTAATAGGCAGCTCGATGCCTAAAATCCAAAAGTGAATCGCCATTAGGCCACGATAGAGCGGTGACATAAAATCAGTTGCCAGCGCAGAAGAAACGCAGTCGGCATGACAATGATATTAACTTTTGTTGAACATTTGTAATCCGCTCCGCCTTGACCTTTCATACCTATCAGCTGCTACTAATGTGGTACCTTTTGATTTCTCCGTCATAATCCGAATGACATTCTAGAAAATATAGATAGAGCAGAAATTTCAGGTTGTAAGTCTGTGAACACTACTGCCGAGAGGATTGGTGAGGTTAGTCGAAAACTGCAACAATATTAGCCTGAGGTTTTTAGGGTGCTAGCTGCCCCACCTCAAACATGATTTAGAGTATATGCTAATGGCATTGTTTTGATGGAATATATGTCCTCGTACTGCGCACCTGCACTGCATTTCACTGCATTCTGTGTTCATAAATAACTTTGAGGCGCAAGATTATTGCGATTGATAATATGTTAACAGATATTCCTAGAGGAGGAGCAGAAGGCGGAGAAGGATGTGAATCTGGGCATATTGCAGAAGAATGTATCCGGCTTCGCTACGAATGTTGCACTGAGGAGAGGGAAGGCAAAGTAGCACACACGTACACAAAAGCAAAGGTCACAAACTTGCGCACAAGTGAGACGAAAAAGTTGCCACTATTGTTATTATCATTATCACAAAAATTAGGAGTAGCGCAGGATGGCTGACAGAGCATGACATCTCCTCTTAGGCTGACCAACACTGCAGGAATAAGCTTAATGGCCTTTATAGTGGCCGTAGTAGCCAGCCTAGTCTATTACGAATACTTTTACATTCCAGAGGCAAACAAGAAGCCAACGGCGCCTACCGAAGTACTAAATCCACCGGGATTCTCTTCAGTGACAATCGTAGAGGGTTCATCCAATCCCAACCAAGCACAAAACTACGTTCCAAAGCAAGTCAGAGCAACACTTGGAATCGACAACAAGATTGTATGGACAAACAAAGACACGACATTTCACAGCGTGACTACGGATACGGGCTATGTCGATCCAATAAACGGTAAATTTGATTCGATTGCCAGTATAGGCCTTGTAGGACCTGAACAAAAGTATGAATTTACGTTTACCCGAGCAGGCGAGTACCCTTACCATTGCGAGCCTCACCCATGGATGACTGGCAAGGTAACGATAGTGGAGAACTTTGCATGAGGTGAGAAAAGACGAAACGGTGTATGTACTGTATCCAATGAAGATGATCATGATCACGCGGAGGGTCCTTTGTGACAAAAGGAGACATGGAGAGAGAGAGAGAAAGGGAGCGATTTTACATCTTTACTTAAAAACCGTCTTGTGGATCCAGTAATAGGGCGCCACGCATTGCACTGCATTCGCGTATCTCATAAATACAATTCTGTTCTGAT contains:
- a CDS encoding cupredoxin domain-containing protein, whose product is MTSPLRLTNTAGISLMAFIVAVVASLVYYEYFYIPEANKKPTAPTEVLNPPGFSSVTIVEGSSNPNQAQNYVPKQVRATLGIDNKIVWTNKDTTFHSVTTDTGYVDPINGKFDSIASIGLVGPEQKYEFTFTRAGEYPYHCEPHPWMTGKVTIVENFA
- a CDS encoding YncE family protein translates to MADEAAESGGLLARRNLKARTFSGVSVVLLALSSLGIAFFSIPNDRMAANAHHVLDEIDVPGRPMRMSLAGDRLFVSNLGHNIVSVINTTTGHVIGNATVNTGVMAVEAVPEKNRLYIATFESGRIDVFALDSLKFLQGISLPGSQITFWYSPKHNFAEETTFLTGGWSMDYSPTNDMLYVANYNANLVTVIDTNTDKAVKSILVPDHPFIVKVDPVSKILLVASMASRSVTLVSTETNEIIDSVTTGCGPSGIAVDSQRSLAYITHRACFHIAVLDIATHKVVGQIPVGAIVDGITIDPSEHMLYASYMDKNSIIKIDSKTNEIISTIDMNDTVFDMVTDPATHNLYASTKFADKVLVIGPEAMATSLPVVTFETPVIVPGDIRVHGEDVTASDPMLHVVDKSLTMEVQSADGGDISIQIPRSMLDAQSEGADSKFQVLIDGKPVEYQQTASSSDSREITMFVPQGTHALTVTGTKAVIGFVQQQ